A region from the Ichthyobacterium seriolicida genome encodes:
- the tsaB gene encoding tRNA (adenosine(37)-N6)-threonylcarbamoyltransferase complex dimerization subunit type 1 TsaB, whose translation MAAILNIETATKNCSVSISIDGKSLFTEEVYDDNYCHSEKLHLFISNLLKHIGDFSNLDAISISRGPGSYTGLRIGLAAAKGLCFSLEKPLISLSTLECMLYSVVDEKFSDADFLIPMIDARNTRVYNAVFNRKKTLVKRDYIEHINENSHSKYLLNEAKVCYLGNNLEGYRDILKHSNAKFLDGIVPSSRYMGFLAEKKFLEKDFENIAYFEPSYLNSP comes from the coding sequence ATGGCTGCTATTCTCAATATAGAAACTGCTACTAAAAATTGTTCGGTATCTATCTCTATAGATGGAAAGAGCTTATTTACAGAGGAAGTATATGATGATAATTACTGTCATTCTGAAAAACTTCATTTATTTATATCTAATCTGCTAAAGCACATAGGTGATTTCAGTAATTTGGATGCTATATCTATCAGCAGAGGTCCAGGTTCGTATACTGGTCTTAGAATTGGGTTGGCTGCAGCCAAGGGCCTTTGTTTTTCTTTGGAAAAACCACTTATTTCTCTCAGTACTTTGGAGTGTATGCTCTACTCTGTGGTAGATGAAAAATTCTCGGATGCAGACTTTTTAATTCCAATGATAGATGCTAGGAATACGCGTGTTTACAATGCTGTTTTCAATAGAAAAAAGACACTTGTAAAAAGAGATTATATAGAGCATATAAATGAAAATTCACATTCTAAATATCTTTTAAATGAGGCTAAAGTTTGTTATTTGGGGAATAATTTAGAGGGGTATAGAGACATTCTGAAACACTCTAATGCTAAATTTTTAGATGGAATTGTGCCTTCGTCTAGATATATGGGATTTTTGGCAGAAAAAAAGTTTTTAGAAAAAGACTTCGAAAATATCGCCTATTTCGAACCATCATATTTAAATAGCCCTTAA
- a CDS encoding BspA family leucine-rich repeat surface protein: MKSKILLFYLFVFQIMSFTSCSKEEKVEEVENTSDTVSLLSFSLKFDSDKNNGLSKDIEGVVNSEDSTKISVVLPYRKRELRKNLVPTIKFVGKKIEPDPSESRDFTNPVAFTITSEKGKSKTYTVTVSVLPENTENEILSFSITKPNGVKAKISTSIDEINSIISISLTDLSYYDLAKITNVVPSIEISNLASIYPNSNDYIDLSKTESVKYRVTAGNGETKDYTVTITHHEFKKFISKWKTTSNNEQIKLPIYDGGEYDFTVDWGDGSEKQKVTSHTGASHTYTTAGKYTITITGKIEGFNFGKVFNCIRTNPYSFDKSSGDYPSPGCSDTDKIIDISSWGDLKLLNSIEYTKDRKSKYYGSFEECSKLVTLPMEVPNLEGVTNIARMFSGAKAFNGNIGSWNVSKVTNMAYMFHKAEAFNQNISSWTVSKVTNMESMFENATSFDQNIGIWNVSNVTNMVSMFKVAKSFNGNIGSWNVSNVIHRLEMFYFAKNFNQDLSSWDLPYNGIQNFSLMFRRSGMPYIEGAANSKHPENKSK, translated from the coding sequence ATGAAGTCAAAAATTTTACTGTTTTATTTATTTGTTTTTCAAATTATGTCCTTTACTTCTTGTTCAAAAGAAGAAAAAGTGGAAGAAGTAGAAAATACTTCAGATACTGTTTCTTTACTTTCTTTCAGTTTGAAATTTGATTCTGATAAGAATAATGGTCTGAGTAAAGATATAGAAGGAGTTGTCAATTCTGAAGATTCTACTAAGATATCTGTTGTTTTACCTTATAGGAAAAGAGAATTAAGAAAAAATTTAGTTCCTACAATAAAGTTTGTAGGTAAAAAAATAGAACCTGACCCTAGTGAAAGTAGAGATTTTACAAACCCTGTAGCTTTTACAATTACTTCTGAAAAAGGAAAATCTAAAACCTATACAGTAACTGTTTCTGTATTACCCGAGAATACTGAAAATGAAATATTATCATTTAGTATTACAAAACCTAATGGGGTGAAAGCGAAAATATCGACAAGTATAGATGAAATAAATTCAATTATATCTATATCACTAACAGATTTATCTTACTATGATTTAGCAAAAATAACAAACGTAGTGCCATCAATAGAGATTTCAAACCTTGCTTCTATATATCCTAATTCTAATGATTATATAGACCTTTCAAAGACAGAATCTGTGAAATACAGAGTAACAGCAGGGAACGGAGAAACTAAAGATTACACTGTGACTATTACGCATCATGAGTTTAAGAAATTTATTTCTAAGTGGAAAACTACTTCAAACAACGAACAAATAAAATTGCCTATTTACGATGGTGGAGAATATGACTTTACAGTAGATTGGGGCGATGGTTCAGAAAAGCAAAAAGTTACTTCTCATACTGGAGCTTCACATACTTATACAACAGCAGGTAAGTACACCATTACTATTACAGGAAAAATAGAAGGTTTTAACTTTGGTAAAGTCTTCAATTGTATAAGAACTAATCCTTATAGTTTTGATAAGTCTTCTGGTGATTATCCGAGTCCTGGTTGTTCTGATACAGACAAGATAATAGATATTTCATCTTGGGGTGATCTGAAATTACTCAACAGTATTGAATATACAAAAGATCGTAAATCTAAATATTATGGAAGTTTTGAGGAATGTTCCAAGTTAGTAACTTTACCTATGGAAGTGCCTAATTTAGAGGGGGTTACTAATATAGCACGGATGTTTTCAGGAGCTAAAGCTTTCAATGGAAATATAGGCAGTTGGAATGTTTCTAAGGTTACTAATATGGCATATATGTTTCATAAAGCTGAAGCTTTTAATCAAAATATAAGCAGTTGGACTGTTTCTAAGGTTACTAATATGGAAAGTATGTTTGAAAATGCTACATCTTTCGATCAAAATATAGGCATTTGGAATGTTTCTAATGTTACTAATATGGTAAGTATGTTTAAGGTCGCTAAATCTTTCAATGGAAATATAGGCAGTTGGAATGTTTCTAATGTTATTCATAGGCTAGAGATGTTTTATTTTGCTAAAAATTTTAATCAAGATTTAAGTTCTTGGGATTTGCCATATAATGGAATTCAAAATTTTAGTTTAATGTTTCGACGTTCAGGAATGCCTTATATTGAAGGCGCTGCTAACAGCAAGCATCCTGAAAACAAATCTAAATAG
- a CDS encoding SAM-dependent methyltransferase, translated as MEWFENWFDTEYYHILYGDRDQREAERFIDNIISNLNISEGSKFLDMACGRGRHSVHLNKRGMNVLGMDISSESISHAKEFENSTLSFELGDMREPFPRTELDVILNLFTSFGYFENLKDNQAFFNNSSRSLKRGGYLILDFLNVEKAKRQLIEREKKSKEAIEFQIHRFIDNNFICKKIDFQANGRFYSFTEKVRDFTLDDFISFFANSALEIVSIHGDYDLNSFDKTTSDRLILIGKKS; from the coding sequence ATGGAGTGGTTTGAAAACTGGTTTGACACGGAGTATTATCACATTCTCTATGGAGATAGAGATCAAAGAGAAGCAGAGAGGTTTATAGACAACATAATATCTAACTTGAATATTTCGGAGGGATCGAAATTTTTAGATATGGCTTGTGGTAGGGGTAGGCATTCTGTGCATTTAAACAAGAGAGGGATGAATGTCTTGGGAATGGATATATCCTCTGAGAGCATATCTCATGCAAAAGAGTTTGAAAATTCAACTTTGTCTTTTGAATTGGGAGATATGAGAGAACCTTTTCCAAGAACAGAATTAGATGTAATATTGAATTTATTTACTAGTTTTGGCTACTTCGAAAATCTCAAAGATAATCAGGCTTTCTTTAATAATTCTAGTAGATCTCTTAAGAGAGGAGGGTATCTCATCTTGGATTTTCTAAATGTGGAAAAAGCAAAGAGACAACTCATAGAGAGAGAAAAAAAGAGTAAAGAGGCAATAGAATTTCAAATACATAGGTTTATAGATAATAATTTCATATGTAAGAAAATAGATTTTCAAGCAAATGGCAGATTTTATTCTTTCACCGAGAAAGTAAGAGATTTTACTCTTGATGATTTTATTTCATTTTTTGCTAATTCGGCATTAGAGATAGTCAGCATACATGGAGATTATGACTTAAATAGTTTTGATAAAACTACTTCAGATAGACTTATTTTGATAGGTAAAAAATCATGA
- the argS gene encoding arginine--tRNA ligase, which translates to MEINKILKEKVCVILNKLYDLSDNSNINFQNTRTEFIGDITLVTFPFTKYSKKSPELTAREIGEKLIEESDIVSNYNVVNGFLNLVISTKYYLLFFDSVKHDQNYGSTATDENSQKVVLEYSSPNTNKPLHLGHIRNNLLGYSVAEILKYSGKKVYKTQIINDRGIHICKSMLAWKKYGNNENPCSTGIKGDKLVGKYYVVFNEVYNREIQELLSEGKDLDFAKTNAPILIEAKKMLLKWEKGDRETLDLWNMMNKWVLDGFEETYKLLGVDFDKNYYESDTYKIGREIVEYGLKKGIFYKEKDGSIWIDLTEDGLDKKLLLRSDGTSVYITQDIGTAIKRSEEFDADINVYTVGNEQEYHFKVLFLILEKMGYAWANKMYHLSYGMVDLPSGKMKSREGTVVDADDILIEMKQTAKSISEQLGKLELYDEKEKEQLYEIIGTGALKYHLLKVEPKKRIVFDPEKSIDFNGNTGPFIQYTYVRIQSILKKYNGDIKETLNIENIDLLEKEKDIIKCVIEYGEIIKKSAETYNPSLVCNFVYELVKTYNTFYQSTPILNCTNKNERLFRIQLSDLVANIIKSSMRLLGIKMPKRM; encoded by the coding sequence ATGGAAATAAACAAAATATTAAAAGAAAAAGTATGTGTTATACTAAACAAACTATACGATCTATCAGACAATAGCAACATCAACTTTCAAAACACTAGAACTGAATTTATAGGAGACATAACCTTAGTAACTTTCCCATTTACTAAATATTCTAAAAAATCACCTGAGCTCACAGCAAGGGAAATAGGTGAAAAACTGATAGAAGAATCCGACATAGTATCTAATTACAATGTTGTAAATGGCTTTTTAAACCTAGTAATAAGCACAAAATATTACTTGTTATTTTTCGACAGTGTAAAACACGACCAAAACTATGGTTCTACAGCAACAGATGAAAATTCCCAAAAGGTTGTACTAGAGTACTCATCTCCTAATACTAATAAGCCTCTACATTTAGGACACATAAGAAATAATTTATTAGGTTATTCAGTAGCAGAAATTTTAAAATATTCTGGCAAAAAAGTATATAAAACCCAAATAATAAACGACAGAGGAATACATATTTGCAAATCTATGTTGGCTTGGAAAAAATATGGAAATAATGAAAATCCATGTTCAACGGGGATAAAAGGAGATAAACTAGTTGGAAAATACTACGTTGTATTTAATGAGGTATATAATCGAGAAATTCAAGAATTATTATCAGAGGGAAAAGATTTAGATTTTGCAAAAACTAACGCTCCTATATTAATTGAGGCAAAAAAGATGTTGTTAAAATGGGAAAAGGGAGATAGAGAAACTCTAGATCTTTGGAATATGATGAATAAATGGGTTTTAGATGGATTTGAAGAGACTTATAAATTGTTGGGAGTAGATTTTGATAAAAATTACTATGAGAGTGACACCTACAAAATAGGCAGAGAAATAGTAGAATACGGCCTAAAAAAAGGTATATTTTACAAAGAAAAGGACGGATCTATATGGATAGATTTAACAGAGGATGGATTAGACAAAAAACTCCTATTACGATCTGACGGAACCTCTGTATACATAACTCAAGATATTGGAACTGCCATAAAAAGATCAGAAGAATTCGATGCGGATATAAATGTATATACAGTTGGCAATGAACAAGAATACCATTTTAAGGTTTTGTTTTTGATCTTAGAAAAGATGGGATATGCATGGGCGAATAAAATGTATCATTTATCCTATGGAATGGTAGACTTGCCTTCTGGAAAAATGAAATCTAGGGAAGGTACAGTAGTAGATGCCGATGATATCCTAATAGAAATGAAACAAACTGCAAAAAGCATCTCTGAACAACTAGGAAAATTAGAATTATACGATGAAAAAGAAAAAGAGCAACTCTATGAGATTATAGGCACTGGGGCATTGAAGTATCATTTATTAAAAGTAGAACCTAAAAAGAGAATTGTATTCGACCCTGAAAAATCTATAGATTTTAATGGTAATACAGGACCTTTTATACAGTATACCTATGTGAGAATACAATCCATTTTAAAGAAATACAATGGAGATATAAAAGAGACCTTAAATATAGAAAACATCGATCTTCTAGAAAAAGAAAAAGACATAATAAAATGCGTTATAGAGTATGGGGAAATAATAAAAAAATCAGCTGAAACCTATAATCCATCACTAGTATGCAATTTCGTTTACGAATTGGTAAAAACCTACAATACCTTTTATCAAAGCACCCCTATACTAAACTGTACGAATAAAAATGAAAGGTTATTTAGGATACAGTTATCAGACCTAGTAGCTAATATTATTAAATCTAGCATGCGTCTATTAGGAATAAAAATGCCAAAGAGGATGTAA
- the prmC gene encoding peptide chain release factor N(5)-glutamine methyltransferase, translating into MRLREVKKYFVDKVCEIYAHQECLSMFYLWTENTLKLKRIDVSLYPDIQIDENAFLDLQRVISCLIEQKPIQYVLGKTEFFGFPFFVDEFTLIPRPETEELVKWIIDDLESDSPEILDIGTGSGCIAISLKKNISNSNVEAIDICQNTLNTASKNADLNGEKIYFIKEDILLIDSLDKKYDIIVSNPPYVRDSEREYMRDNVLKYEPHKALFVSDSSPLLFYDKISDLATEGLKRNGTLYFEINENFGREIMHMLKSKGFVDIVLKRDFRGKDRMIKAKK; encoded by the coding sequence TTGAGATTAAGAGAAGTAAAAAAATATTTTGTCGATAAGGTTTGTGAAATATATGCTCATCAAGAGTGTTTGAGTATGTTTTATTTATGGACTGAAAATACTTTAAAGTTAAAGAGGATAGACGTATCTCTTTATCCAGATATACAGATAGATGAGAATGCATTTTTGGATTTACAACGCGTTATATCGTGTTTGATAGAACAAAAGCCAATACAATATGTCTTGGGCAAGACAGAGTTTTTTGGATTTCCTTTTTTTGTAGATGAGTTTACACTTATACCCAGACCAGAGACAGAAGAGTTAGTTAAGTGGATAATAGATGATTTAGAATCAGATTCTCCAGAAATTTTAGATATAGGAACTGGAAGTGGTTGTATAGCTATTTCACTAAAAAAAAACATATCTAATTCTAATGTGGAGGCCATTGATATATGTCAGAATACTTTGAATACAGCAAGTAAAAATGCGGATTTAAATGGGGAGAAAATCTACTTTATAAAAGAGGATATCCTCTTGATAGATTCATTAGATAAAAAATATGATATCATAGTTAGTAATCCTCCATATGTGAGAGATAGCGAGAGAGAATATATGAGAGATAATGTATTAAAATACGAGCCTCATAAAGCTTTATTCGTATCTGATTCGAGTCCGTTATTATTTTATGATAAAATAAGTGACTTGGCTACCGAAGGGTTAAAACGCAATGGCACTTTGTACTTTGAGATAAATGAAAATTTTGGACGAGAGATAATGCATATGTTAAAATCAAAAGGCTTTGTAGATATTGTATTAAAAAGAGATTTTAGAGGTAAAGATAGAATGATAAAAGCTAAGAAGTAA
- a CDS encoding cysteine desulfurase family protein: MKKVYLDNAATTPLAPEVLKAMKDSMEVNFGNPSSIHSLGRESKTIIESVRKLISKQFNTNTGEIIFTSGGTESNNTAILMSIHDLGVKRIITSTIEHSSVKYVVERVKNLYDIEVVYLNLDKYGNVDLNHLEESLKEKNTKTLVSLMHSNNEIGNLLDLNMVSELCSKHGALLHSDTIQSIGHYNFDLSELNIDFITCSAHKIHGPKGVGFIYINNTNNVKSVLCGGSQERGKRGGTENLFGIVGLGKAIEIAYLNLDEHRRHIEDIKLYMIKELKKNIEGIGFNGESANMKKSLYTLLNVMLPPKKIGMLQFSLDIKGIASSSGSACCSGASSPYYVLDSLGLNLENRTSVRFSFSKFSLREEIDYVIEVLKEIYK, encoded by the coding sequence ATAAAAAAAGTCTACTTAGATAATGCTGCTACAACACCATTAGCCCCAGAAGTATTAAAAGCTATGAAAGACTCAATGGAAGTGAATTTTGGAAATCCCTCTTCCATACATTCCTTAGGGAGAGAATCTAAGACTATTATAGAGTCTGTCAGAAAATTAATATCAAAACAATTCAACACAAATACAGGTGAAATAATCTTCACATCTGGAGGAACAGAATCGAATAATACAGCCATTTTAATGTCCATACACGATTTGGGAGTAAAGAGAATAATAACTTCGACTATAGAGCATTCATCAGTAAAATACGTCGTAGAAAGGGTTAAAAATTTATATGATATAGAGGTTGTATATCTAAATTTAGATAAATATGGAAATGTAGATTTAAACCATCTAGAAGAATCTTTAAAAGAAAAAAATACAAAGACTTTAGTGTCTCTAATGCATAGTAATAATGAAATAGGTAACCTTTTAGATCTAAATATGGTTAGCGAATTATGTAGCAAGCATGGGGCCTTATTACACTCTGATACTATTCAAAGCATAGGGCATTACAATTTCGATTTGAGCGAATTAAATATAGATTTTATAACTTGTTCTGCACATAAAATCCACGGTCCAAAGGGAGTAGGATTCATCTACATAAATAATACAAACAATGTGAAATCAGTATTATGCGGAGGAAGTCAAGAAAGAGGCAAAAGAGGAGGAACAGAAAATCTTTTTGGTATTGTAGGTCTTGGCAAAGCAATAGAGATTGCCTATCTAAATTTAGATGAACACAGAAGACATATAGAAGACATAAAACTCTATATGATAAAAGAACTGAAAAAAAATATTGAAGGAATAGGATTTAATGGAGAATCTGCCAATATGAAAAAAAGCCTATACACATTACTAAACGTAATGTTACCTCCTAAAAAAATAGGGATGCTCCAATTTTCTTTAGATATAAAAGGAATAGCTTCATCATCTGGGAGCGCTTGTTGCTCTGGAGCTAGCTCTCCATATTATGTATTAGATTCTTTAGGTTTAAACTTAGAAAATAGAACTTCAGTTAGATTTTCCTTCAGTAAATTTTCTTTGAGAGAAGAAATAGACTACGTAATAGAAGTGTTAAAAGAGATTTATAAATAA
- a CDS encoding mechanosensitive ion channel family protein: MSRIVLSSVVIVCLSILSLYAQHSVKADLTNPSSTIYTHLHFLESNSYDIKESIKTIIPNSVDNPEEVVIKLKKIFNGKGLFVDFYKIPTDPNYQDTIRHNRLSKYVLFPNEMPLIYLEKKGNNWYYSEETVEKVDHIYDNVFPSYTSKVKKLIPKIGYKKIFNIELWKFLGIFVLSLSSMVLGFFLKKLIFFILNKIYYRIIKNDEGFGQRPLRKISHVISLMITINFFVKIFPSLEFESEINKWLFLALNIVSTVFWIYLFLKLAKIVMNMYVGVTEGSKEKLTEQIVPILDNFLKGIIIFAGFLKIITLFGIDATTVLAGASIGGLAVALASQDTVKNLIGTFMIFLDKPFQIGDWIEAENIVGSVEQVSFRSSMIRAADTSIYQIPNSRLAEIVINNKGLRLYRRYKTELGIRYDTPPELIQSFVYGIREIIIAHPETRSESYNVEFTGFGDSALLIMLNTYFKSLEWGVEQSSKHRLHMAIVKLAKNLGVEFAFPSSTLMIEQMPNQKDVEIKYNTDKNHIEEMLKKTIDDFKKK, from the coding sequence ATGAGCAGAATAGTATTATCATCGGTAGTGATAGTGTGTTTATCAATATTGAGTTTATACGCACAGCATAGTGTAAAAGCAGATTTGACTAATCCAAGTTCTACCATATACACACATCTACACTTTTTAGAGTCAAATTCATATGACATAAAAGAATCTATTAAGACCATAATTCCAAATTCTGTTGACAATCCAGAAGAAGTAGTCATAAAGCTGAAGAAAATCTTTAATGGCAAAGGCCTGTTTGTGGATTTTTACAAAATCCCTACAGATCCTAATTACCAAGATACTATCAGACATAATAGGCTTTCGAAATACGTATTATTTCCAAATGAGATGCCTTTGATATATCTAGAGAAAAAAGGTAATAATTGGTATTATTCCGAGGAGACGGTTGAGAAAGTAGATCACATATACGATAATGTATTTCCCTCTTATACCTCAAAAGTAAAAAAATTAATACCCAAAATAGGTTATAAAAAGATATTTAATATTGAGCTGTGGAAGTTTTTAGGAATATTTGTTTTATCCTTATCTAGTATGGTATTGGGTTTCTTTCTCAAGAAACTAATATTCTTCATTCTGAATAAAATATATTACAGGATTATAAAAAATGATGAAGGCTTTGGTCAAAGACCTTTGAGAAAAATATCTCATGTAATCAGTCTGATGATAACGATTAATTTTTTTGTCAAGATATTTCCTTCACTAGAATTTGAGTCAGAGATAAATAAATGGTTATTTCTAGCACTGAATATAGTTTCTACTGTTTTCTGGATTTATCTATTCCTAAAACTAGCTAAGATCGTTATGAATATGTATGTAGGGGTTACTGAAGGGTCTAAGGAAAAATTAACTGAACAGATAGTTCCCATATTAGATAATTTTTTAAAGGGGATAATAATATTCGCTGGTTTTTTAAAGATTATAACCTTATTTGGCATAGATGCTACAACTGTTCTCGCTGGTGCATCCATAGGAGGTTTAGCCGTGGCTTTAGCATCACAGGATACTGTAAAAAATTTGATAGGTACATTTATGATTTTCTTAGATAAACCTTTTCAAATAGGCGATTGGATAGAAGCTGAAAATATTGTCGGTTCAGTAGAGCAGGTCAGTTTCAGATCTTCTATGATTAGGGCCGCAGATACATCTATCTATCAAATACCAAATAGCCGATTAGCTGAAATAGTCATTAACAATAAAGGCTTGAGATTATACAGAAGATACAAAACAGAATTAGGTATACGTTACGATACGCCTCCAGAGTTGATACAATCATTTGTGTATGGTATAAGAGAGATTATCATAGCTCATCCCGAAACGCGTTCTGAATCTTATAATGTAGAATTTACAGGATTTGGAGATTCTGCTCTTTTGATTATGCTCAATACTTATTTTAAATCTCTAGAGTGGGGGGTAGAGCAATCATCTAAACATAGATTACATATGGCTATTGTTAAACTGGCAAAAAATTTAGGTGTTGAGTTTGCATTCCCGTCTTCTACCTTGATGATAGAACAAATGCCAAATCAAAAAGATGTAGAGATAAAATACAATACAGACAAAAATCATATCGAAGAGATGTTAAAAAAGACAATAGATGATTTTAAGAAAAAATGA
- a CDS encoding ZIP family metal transporter has translation MIYAGLLLSILIGVVIASFFKRINHKLLLIFSGFYLLSISVFHLLPEVYHIKKETTGIFMILGIMLQFFLESLSNGIEHGHIHKSTSLTMSMFVSICIHAFIEGMPLHFHPHEENRSLLYGIMLHKVPVSMVLYSFFVKSNISVKKTFIYFLIFTAMTPLGSYLAGSLDVLDAFHTEITSFVVGMLLYISIIVIFEINSSYRNNTFKTLAIVLASALAFFSS, from the coding sequence ATGATATATGCTGGGTTATTGTTATCTATTCTAATTGGAGTGGTAATCGCCTCTTTTTTTAAGCGAATAAATCATAAGTTACTACTTATATTCAGCGGATTTTATCTCTTATCTATTTCAGTATTTCACCTCCTTCCAGAGGTTTACCACATAAAAAAAGAGACCACAGGGATTTTTATGATTCTTGGAATTATGTTACAATTCTTTTTAGAATCTCTATCTAATGGCATAGAACACGGTCATATACACAAGAGTACTAGCCTGACTATGTCTATGTTTGTAAGTATTTGTATTCACGCTTTTATAGAGGGGATGCCATTGCATTTTCATCCACATGAAGAAAACAGATCTCTTTTATACGGTATAATGTTACATAAAGTGCCAGTGAGTATGGTTTTGTACTCTTTTTTTGTTAAATCGAATATCAGTGTAAAAAAAACATTTATATACTTTTTGATATTTACTGCTATGACCCCATTGGGAAGTTATTTGGCGGGGTCTTTGGATGTGTTAGATGCATTTCACACTGAAATAACTTCTTTTGTAGTGGGCATGTTGTTGTATATATCTATAATTGTCATATTTGAGATTAATAGTAGTTATAGAAATAATACTTTTAAAACCTTAGCTATTGTATTGGCTTCTGCTTTAGCTTTTTTTTCTAGTTAG